From a region of the Kaistia sp. 32K genome:
- a CDS encoding ATP-binding cassette domain-containing protein, with translation MTDLIRMERISKSYGRIQALKDVDFSVRENEIVGLLGDNGAGKSTLIKVLSGAVPSTGGDIYVRGKKVSIRSTTDAIANGIETIYQDSALVTQLSIARNLFLGREPVTGFLNRLDHARMDTVTRDLLKRVGISKNIPPSTPIGSLSGGERQAVAIARAMHFESDLIILDEPTNNLGVAETQGVLRFVRNARNSGHSCIFIAHNIHHVFQVVDRIVVMRGGRVVADDINPKQSSVEDVERVITGMSDEELERALGANNH, from the coding sequence ATGACCGATTTGATCCGCATGGAGCGCATCTCGAAATCCTATGGCAGGATCCAGGCGCTGAAGGACGTCGATTTCAGCGTCCGCGAGAACGAGATCGTCGGCCTGCTCGGCGACAATGGCGCCGGCAAGTCGACGCTGATCAAGGTTCTCTCCGGCGCCGTGCCCTCGACCGGCGGCGACATCTATGTGCGCGGCAAGAAGGTCAGCATCCGCTCGACCACCGACGCCATCGCCAACGGCATCGAGACGATCTACCAGGACTCGGCGCTGGTCACCCAGCTGTCGATCGCCCGCAATCTGTTCCTCGGCCGCGAGCCGGTGACGGGCTTCCTGAACCGGCTCGACCACGCCCGCATGGACACGGTGACGCGCGATCTCCTGAAGCGCGTCGGCATCAGCAAGAACATCCCGCCCTCGACGCCGATCGGCTCGCTCTCCGGCGGCGAGCGCCAGGCCGTCGCCATCGCCCGCGCCATGCATTTCGAGAGCGATTTGATCATCCTCGACGAGCCGACCAACAATCTCGGCGTCGCCGAGACGCAGGGCGTGCTGCGCTTCGTCCGCAACGCCCGCAATTCCGGCCATTCCTGCATCTTCATCGCCCACAACATCCACCATGTGTTCCAGGTGGTGGACCGGATCGTGGTGATGCGCGGCGGCCGCGTGGTGGCGGACGACATCAATCCGAAGCAGTCCAGCGTCGAGGACGTCGAACGCGTCATCACCGGCATGTCGGACGAGGAACTGGAGCGCGCGCTGGGGGCGAACAACCACTGA
- a CDS encoding nitronate monooxygenase family protein has protein sequence MTNWADRRILDLFGIEHPILLAPMAGFGTPALAIAVAEAGGLGALACATISPDQARENIAAVRAATARPINMNFFCHGQPEPDPAREAAWRARLAPYYRELGLDPAMPVPASNREPFSDAFCAVVEDLRPEIVSFHFGLPEKPLLDRVKAAGAKVIASATTVREARYLEAGGCDAIIAQGAEAGGHRGMFLTSDVSGQVGTFALVPQVVDAVGVPVIAAGGIADARGVVAALALGASAVQIGTAFLLGPEAKVAPQHRRALETAEADETAITNVFTGRPARGIVNRLMRDLGRFSSDVPQFPLAGGALAPLRAETEPVGSRDFMSLWSGQAARLAQPMPAGDFVRTLVAEAQAKLA, from the coding sequence ATGACGAATTGGGCCGATCGCCGCATCCTCGATCTGTTCGGGATCGAACACCCCATCCTGCTGGCTCCGATGGCCGGCTTCGGCACGCCGGCGCTGGCGATCGCCGTGGCGGAAGCGGGCGGCCTCGGGGCGCTCGCCTGCGCGACGATCTCGCCGGACCAGGCCCGGGAAAACATTGCCGCCGTCCGCGCCGCGACGGCGCGGCCGATCAATATGAATTTCTTCTGCCACGGGCAGCCGGAGCCCGATCCGGCCCGCGAGGCCGCGTGGCGCGCCCGGCTGGCGCCCTATTATCGCGAACTCGGCCTCGATCCCGCCATGCCGGTCCCGGCTTCGAACCGCGAGCCCTTCAGCGACGCGTTCTGCGCCGTGGTCGAGGATCTGCGCCCCGAGATCGTCTCGTTCCATTTCGGCCTGCCGGAGAAGCCGCTGCTCGACCGGGTCAAGGCGGCCGGCGCCAAGGTGATCGCCTCGGCGACGACGGTGCGCGAGGCGCGCTATCTGGAGGCGGGCGGCTGCGACGCGATCATCGCGCAGGGCGCGGAGGCAGGCGGCCATCGCGGCATGTTCCTGACCTCGGACGTCTCCGGCCAGGTCGGCACCTTCGCGCTGGTGCCGCAGGTGGTGGATGCGGTCGGCGTGCCGGTGATCGCGGCGGGCGGCATCGCCGATGCGCGCGGCGTGGTCGCGGCGCTGGCGCTCGGCGCCTCGGCGGTGCAGATCGGCACCGCTTTCCTGCTCGGCCCGGAGGCGAAGGTCGCGCCGCAGCATCGCCGCGCGCTCGAAACCGCCGAGGCCGACGAGACGGCGATCACCAACGTCTTCACCGGAAGGCCGGCGCGCGGCATCGTCAACCGCCTGATGCGGGATCTCGGACGCTTCTCGTCGGACGTTCCGCAATTCCCGCTCGCCGGCGGCGCACTGGCGCCGCTCCGGGCCGAGACCGAGCCGGTCGGCTCGCGCGATTTCATGTCGCTCTGGTCCGGCCAGGCCGCCCGCCTCGCCCAGCCGATGCCGGCGGGAGATTTTGTTCGCACGCTCGTGGCCGAGGCGCAGGCGAAGCTGGCGTGA
- a CDS encoding NAD(P)-dependent oxidoreductase, with amino-acid sequence MTRVVVIGGSGHVGTYLVPRLVEAGYEVVNVTRGQRAPYQPHAAWSAVETITADREAEDRAGTFGARIADLEPDIVIDMICFTQRSAELLVDALRGRVQHFLHTGTIWVHGPSVSVPTTETAKRRPFGAYGIQKAEIEAYLLAEAQRSGFPATLVHPGHIVGRGWAPLNPAGHFDPAVFSALARGDELVLPNFGLETVHHVHADDVAQMFMKAIANWGVSVGEAYHTVSPQAVSLRGYAEAVSSWFGHEAKLAYLPWESWKAQHSETVVEQTYDHIAHSPSCSIEKARRHLGYEPRFSSLEGVRDSLDWLIEQGIVQVA; translated from the coding sequence ATGACGCGCGTGGTGGTGATCGGCGGCAGCGGCCATGTCGGGACCTATCTGGTGCCGAGGCTGGTCGAGGCTGGATACGAGGTGGTGAACGTGACGCGCGGCCAGCGCGCGCCCTATCAGCCGCATGCGGCGTGGTCGGCGGTCGAGACGATCACGGCCGACCGCGAGGCGGAGGACCGCGCCGGCACCTTCGGCGCGCGGATCGCCGATCTCGAGCCCGACATCGTCATCGACATGATCTGCTTCACGCAGCGCAGCGCCGAACTGCTCGTCGACGCGCTGCGTGGCCGAGTGCAGCATTTCCTGCATACCGGCACGATCTGGGTGCACGGGCCGAGCGTCAGCGTGCCGACGACCGAGACGGCGAAGCGACGCCCGTTCGGCGCCTACGGCATCCAGAAGGCCGAGATCGAGGCCTATCTGCTGGCCGAGGCGCAGCGGAGCGGCTTTCCGGCGACTCTCGTCCATCCCGGCCATATCGTCGGGCGCGGCTGGGCGCCGCTCAATCCGGCCGGGCATTTCGATCCGGCCGTGTTCTCCGCGCTCGCGCGCGGCGACGAACTGGTGCTGCCGAATTTCGGACTGGAAACGGTGCATCATGTCCATGCCGACGACGTCGCGCAGATGTTCATGAAGGCGATCGCCAACTGGGGCGTCTCGGTCGGCGAGGCCTACCACACCGTCTCGCCGCAGGCGGTCAGCCTGCGCGGCTATGCCGAGGCGGTCTCGTCCTGGTTCGGCCACGAGGCGAAGCTCGCCTATCTGCCCTGGGAGAGCTGGAAGGCGCAGCACAGCGAGACCGTCGTCGAGCAGACCTATGACCACATCGCCCACAGCCCGAGCTGCTCGATCGAAAAGGCGCGCCGCCATCTCGGCTACGAGCCGCGCTTCAGCTCGCTCGAAGGGGTTCGGGATTCGCTCGACTGGCTGATCGAGCAGGGAATCGTCCAGGTCGCCTGA
- a CDS encoding CerR family C-terminal domain-containing protein, producing the protein MSADAISFDRVEMDNAVREADDDASAAPLPASRHYRRARQDRGAETRQKLLLAALDVFGRYGFEGAATRDIAKRADANLAAIVYHFGSKDALHKAVAEYVVEQMEARIGESMDAAASALAGTIDRPTARRLLQNIIDAHIDSMLGEAEAELWGRFIMREQMEPSSVFDVIYDFMTRCQITMTNLVALLLELDPRSEEAILRSFTISGQFVIFCVGRPMVLKRLGRDSLASQDREEIRSIVTGHIDQLVGETLTHEG; encoded by the coding sequence ATGAGCGCGGACGCGATCAGTTTTGACCGAGTCGAGATGGACAACGCCGTCCGCGAGGCGGACGACGATGCGAGCGCCGCGCCGCTCCCGGCCTCCCGGCACTACCGGCGCGCCCGCCAGGATCGCGGCGCCGAGACGCGCCAGAAGCTCCTGCTCGCCGCCCTCGACGTCTTCGGCCGCTACGGCTTCGAAGGCGCCGCGACGCGCGACATCGCCAAGCGCGCCGACGCCAATCTCGCCGCCATCGTCTACCATTTCGGCAGCAAGGACGCCCTGCACAAGGCCGTGGCGGAATATGTCGTCGAGCAGATGGAAGCCCGCATCGGCGAGAGCATGGACGCAGCAGCCTCCGCGCTGGCCGGCACGATCGACCGGCCGACCGCGCGCCGCCTGCTGCAGAACATCATCGACGCGCATATCGATTCCATGCTGGGCGAGGCCGAGGCCGAACTCTGGGGCCGGTTCATCATGCGCGAGCAGATGGAACCCTCCTCGGTCTTCGACGTCATCTATGACTTCATGACCCGTTGCCAGATCACGATGACGAACCTCGTGGCCCTGCTGCTGGAGCTCGATCCGCGTTCGGAAGAGGCGATTTTGCGCTCCTTCACCATCTCCGGCCAGTTCGTCATCTTCTGCGTCGGCCGCCCGATGGTGCTGAAGCGGCTCGGACGCGATAGTCTGGCAAGCCAGGACCGCGAGGAAATCCGCAGCATCGTTACCGGCCATATCGACCAGCTGGTCGGAGAGACGCTCACGCACGAGGGATGA